CAATTGACAATGATATTAATTCAAGTGAATTTACATTAGGTTATGACACAGCACTTAACACAATTGTTGAAGCTGTTGATAAATTAAGAGATACAGCAACTTCGCATAGTAGATTTTTTATTGTTGAAACAATGGGGCATGGAGCTGGAGATTTAGCACTTTATTCAGGGATTGCAACAGGAGCTGAAATTATTGTTACAAATGAAAAACCTATGACTGTCGATGAAATAATTGCAGTAGTACATGATCAAGTACATAATCGTAGAAAAAGAAGTGTTATAGCTATTGTTAGTGAATTTATTTACCCTAACCTTGATAATGTTGCTAAAGCAGTACAAGCTAAAACCAAAGTTTCTGCAAGAGCTATGAAATTAGGACATCTACAAAGAGGTGGACGTCCAAGTGCACAAGACCGTATTTTAGGAACCTTAATGGTTCAAAAGTAATTGAACTGTTTAATCAAGGATATTCAGGTTATGCACTTTCAGTTAATAATGGAGATATAGTTCCAATCAGAATTGAAGAATCATTAGAAATGACACAAAAGTCAAACAAAGCTAAAACAATTAAATATAGCAAATTAAACCAATTTTAATTAAATTAAAAAGGAGAAAATATGCGTAAAATTAGAAGAAAACAAATGGCAGAAAGAAGACTTGAAAGAATTAAAAAACTTCAAAAAGAAGCTAGAAAAGCAGCTAGAAAAAACAATTAAATTAAAAACTGTCTTAAGACAGTTTTTTTTAATGTTTTTTTATTGTTATTTATTATTATTTTTTTCTTTAATTTGCTTTCAATATTCTTTTATTTTTCTTTCATTAGCATTATTTTTAAAATGAAAAAATTTTTCCTCTATTAATTCTTTTGGCATATATTGTTGTTCTACATATGAATTAGCAAAATCATGAGGATATAAATAACCAATGCCATTTTTTAATTTAGCAGCT
The sequence above is a segment of the Mesomycoplasma neurolyticum genome. Coding sequences within it:
- the pfkA gene encoding 6-phosphofructokinase — encoded protein: MEIKKIAILTSGGDAPGMNNVIRAVVKSALLNNIEPFLVYGGYKGLYKNKIVSTTNKNVDKYLAQGGTFIYSTRFPKFKNPEIRQEAIGNLKRLGIDALLVIGGNGSYAGALKLHEEGIKVLTIPGTIDNDINSSEFTLGYDTALNTIVEAVDKLRDTATSHSRFFIVETMGHGAGDLALYSGIATGAEIIVTNEKPMTVDEIIAVVHDQVHNRRKRSVIAIVSEFIYPNLDNVAKAVQAKTKVSARAMKLGHLQRGGRPSAQDRILGTLMVQK